The Gordonibacter urolithinfaciens genome contains a region encoding:
- a CDS encoding ECF transporter S component: protein MSAAKVLRALEVPALLAVPLVLAACAYLNLDQSALLTVATALTAVGVFFAAFETSRPSLRQVMPTVVLAALAAAGRMLFAPIPDFKPVSAICILAGAVFGRSSGFMVGALAALVSNFFFGQGPWTPWQMYAWGLVGYLAGVLADRGWLDRTPALLAFGFSSALLYGLLLNGWNAIGFVHPLTLPAVLVSFGAALPFDLMHGAATVAFLAALYLPWKKKLERIKKKYALVPDGGAQ from the coding sequence ATGAGCGCCGCCAAGGTGCTGCGCGCGTTGGAGGTGCCCGCGCTCTTGGCAGTGCCGCTCGTGCTGGCCGCGTGCGCCTATCTCAACCTCGACCAGAGCGCGCTGCTCACCGTGGCCACGGCGCTTACGGCAGTGGGGGTGTTCTTCGCCGCCTTCGAGACCTCGCGTCCCTCCTTGCGGCAGGTCATGCCCACGGTGGTGCTCGCCGCCCTCGCGGCGGCCGGCCGCATGCTGTTCGCGCCCATCCCCGACTTCAAGCCGGTGTCGGCTATCTGCATCCTGGCGGGCGCGGTGTTCGGGCGGAGCAGCGGCTTCATGGTGGGCGCGCTCGCCGCGCTCGTGTCGAACTTCTTCTTCGGGCAGGGGCCGTGGACGCCCTGGCAGATGTACGCCTGGGGGCTCGTCGGCTACCTGGCCGGCGTGCTGGCCGACCGCGGCTGGCTCGACCGCACGCCGGCGCTGCTCGCGTTCGGCTTCTCGTCGGCGCTTTTGTACGGCCTGCTGCTGAACGGCTGGAACGCCATCGGCTTCGTCCACCCGCTCACGCTACCCGCCGTCCTCGTGTCCTTCGGCGCCGCGCTGCCGTTCGACCTCATGCACGGTGCGGCAACGGTGGCGTTCCTCGCCGCCCTGTACCTGCCTTGGAAGAAGAAGCTCGAGCGCATCAAGAAGAAGTACGCGCTGGTGCCCGACGGCGGCGCGCAGTGA
- a CDS encoding L-threonylcarbamoyladenylate synthase: MRTSTIDQAARALRQGEAVIFPTETVYGLGVSVRAATGPDVLYDLKERDRGKPISWLVGGADDLDRYGARVPALARKLAGAYWPGPLTLVVHASDEVPESFRSDAGTIGLRMPDNATALALVRAAGCPLATTSANLSGRAAAGALDALDPELAARVGTIVPDEADGASSGVASTVLDCTQDPLAIVREGAVTLADILALA; this comes from the coding sequence ATGCGAACCAGTACGATCGACCAGGCGGCCCGCGCCCTCAGGCAGGGCGAGGCGGTCATCTTCCCGACCGAGACGGTGTACGGCTTGGGGGTCTCCGTGCGCGCTGCGACAGGCCCCGACGTGCTTTACGACCTGAAGGAGCGCGACCGCGGCAAGCCCATCTCCTGGCTGGTGGGAGGCGCGGACGACCTCGACCGCTACGGCGCGCGCGTTCCCGCGCTCGCGCGCAAGCTGGCGGGCGCGTACTGGCCCGGCCCGCTCACCCTCGTCGTGCATGCCTCCGACGAGGTGCCCGAGTCGTTCCGCTCGGACGCGGGCACCATCGGCCTGCGCATGCCCGACAACGCCACGGCGCTCGCGCTCGTCCGCGCCGCCGGATGCCCTCTGGCCACCACGTCGGCGAACCTCTCGGGCCGTGCGGCCGCCGGCGCCCTCGATGCCCTCGACCCCGAACTTGCCGCACGCGTCGGCACGATCGTGCCCGACGAGGCCGACGGCGCCTCGAGCGGCGTGGCCTCCACCGTGCTCGACTGCACGCAGGACCCCCTTGCAATCGTGCGCGAGGGCGCCGTGACCCTCGCAGATATCCTCGCCCTCGCCTAG